In the Numida meleagris isolate 19003 breed g44 Domestic line chromosome 5, NumMel1.0, whole genome shotgun sequence genome, one interval contains:
- the LOC110399239 gene encoding glycerol-3-phosphate dehydrogenase 1-like protein, producing MSPLRVCIVGSGNWGSAIARIIGKNVEKSNRFDPTVKMWVFEEIVNGRKLSEIINKEHENVKYLPGYKMPNNVVAVPDVAEAVKGTDILVFVLPHQFIGRVCEQMAGHIKPGAFGISLIKGIDEGPEGLKLISDLIREKLKIEISVLMGANIAKEVADEKFCETTIGCKNESQGQIFKELLQTPNFRITVVPDSDTVEICGALKNIVAVGAGFCDGLGFGDNTKAAVIRLGLMEMVAFAQIFCRGPVSISTFLESCGVADLITTCYGGRNRKVAEAFARTGKSIEELEKEMLNGQKLQGPQTSAEVYKILKEKNMLDKFPLFITIYKICYEGKSIQNFIACLQNHPQHL from the exons ATGTCGCCGCTCCGCGTCTGCATCGTGGGCTCGGGGAACTG gggatCAGCCATAGCAAGAATCATTGGCAAAAATGTCGAGAAGTCCAACAGATTTGATCCTACTGTCAAGATGTGGGTGTTTGAAGAGATCGTCAATGGAAGAAAACTCTCAGAAATAATCAACAAGGAACATGAAAATGTTAAGTATCTCCCTGGATACAAGATGCCTAACAACGTG GTGGCTGTACCAGATGTGGCTGAAGCAGTGAAAGGAACAGACATCTTAGTGTTTGTCCTACCACATCAGTTCATCGGACGAGTCTGTGAGCAGATGGCAGGTCACATCAAGCCTGGAGCATTCGGGATTTCACTCATCAAG GGGATCGATGAGGGTCCTGAAGGCCTGAAGCTCATATCCGACCTCATTCGggagaaactgaaaatagaaatcaGCGTGCTGATGGGGGCCAACATAGCCAAAGAAGTGGCTGATGAGAAGTTCTGTGAAACCACCATTG GGtgcaaaaatgaaagccaaGGGCAGATCTTCAAGGAATTACTGCAGACTCCCAACTTCAGGATTACCGTGGTGCCTGACTCTGATACGGTGGAGATCTGTGGAGCCTTAAAA AACATCGTGGCAGTAGGAGCGGGGTTCTGCGACGGACTGGGTTTTGGCGACAACACGAAGGCAGCAGTGATCCGTTTAGGCCTTATGGAAATGGTGGCCTTTGCCCAGATCTTCTGCAGGGGGCCGGTGTCGATATCCACTTTCCTGGAAAGCTGTGGGGTTGCTGACCTAATCACTACCTGCTACGGAGGACGCAACAGAAAAGTAGCGGAGGCCTTTGCTCGCACAGGAAAA TCCATCGaggaactggaaaaagagatgCTGAACGGACAAAAACTACAAGGTCCTCAGACATCAGCCGAAGTCTACAAgattctgaaagagaaaaatatgcttgATAA GTTTCCATTGTTCATAACCATCTACAAGATCTGCTACGAGGGCAAATCGATCCAGAATTTCATCGCGTGCCTGCAGAACCACCCACAGCACCTTTAG